TAGTCTGTATATAACTCATTTTGAATGTATTAATATGAgagttgaaaataaatagataaatagtTCTTTGTGGTACCTTCTTCAGGATCACTGGGTTTGGTTTTTTTAAACGGGTTGGgcagtttaatttttgtagccaAAGCAGAATTGTCCtcttttttttcacttttgtcCTGCTCAATCAGTTCGGTGCCCTCAATTTGATCGTCCTCCTATAatgctcaaaaaattaaatttattttaaattttctatgtGAATGTACCTTGCACTGTTCCTTGGATTTGCTTCGGGTGAAAAATCCAGGCATCTGAATGCCACCTATAGGGATTTTCTTCGGTTTCACTTCCATACCTTCTTTTATCTCTTTTGGCTTCTTTTCGTCCGAGGTTTCTGCCAATACAACAACATTgaattaaaacctttttttacatattttatttgtatgtttacCAATAACACTGGATGCCATAGTCTTCTGTTCGTTTtctatatttaagattttttctcTTTCCTCCTCTTGGATACTCTTCTTGTCCTCAGTTATATTGGGGGGAGGTGACTTCTGGGATGGGTCAGTTTGACTCATTTTCTCTAGAAAAACCCTCAGATTGGTTTATGGTAGTAAGTAAGtcaaaagaaaacttaaaattataattagaatTGG
This is a stretch of genomic DNA from Anthonomus grandis grandis unplaced genomic scaffold, icAntGran1.3 ctg00000121.1___fragment_2___debris, whole genome shotgun sequence. It encodes these proteins:
- the LOC126749506 gene encoding neurotactin-like → MSQTDPSQKSPPPNITEDKKSIQEEEREKILNIENEQKTMASSVIETSDEKKPKEIKEGMEVKPKKIPIGGIQMPGFFTRSKSKEQCKEDDQIEGTELIEQDKSEKKEDNSALATKIKLPNPFKKTKPSDPEEGDKAVEPKDKIKLLDTIRMPLVSVFQRMKRNSESQNLTTNSQAGLASLETLDEKSANEKDDMKNVNLNEKKDDEKHAEQEDVNWMEKLKGYKIAI